A stretch of the Desulforegula conservatrix Mb1Pa genome encodes the following:
- a CDS encoding YbgA family protein, protein MQNDSQNQTQFRIGISSCLLGNKVRFDGGHKHDRFITDTLGKYVTFVPVCPEVECGLGIPREALRLVGDSDEYRLVFSRSGGDITDKMKTWAGEKLALLEKENLCGFIFKSRSPSSGMERVKIYSQKGAVSLKGRGVFAGMFMDRFPEIPVEEEGRLNDPVLRENFIERIFTLNRWRELSSNKKNLGSLVEFHTCNKLLILSHSTEIYREMGKLVADGKKYEISDLYNKYATLLISALSLKATTKKNLNVLYHMMGYFKKELSKDEKEEIIEVFTDYAEQKTPLIVPLTLLKHFVRKYDPEYLKKQTYLSPHPLEMQLRNHV, encoded by the coding sequence ATGCAGAATGATAGTCAGAATCAGACTCAGTTCAGAATAGGCATAAGTTCGTGTCTGCTTGGTAACAAAGTGAGATTTGACGGCGGCCATAAGCATGACAGGTTCATAACTGACACACTTGGCAAATATGTTACCTTCGTTCCTGTCTGCCCTGAGGTTGAATGCGGACTCGGGATTCCCAGGGAAGCTTTAAGGCTTGTTGGTGATTCTGATGAGTATCGTCTTGTGTTTTCAAGATCCGGCGGAGACATTACAGACAAAATGAAGACTTGGGCAGGTGAGAAGCTGGCCCTGCTTGAAAAGGAAAATCTGTGCGGTTTTATTTTTAAAAGCAGGTCGCCAAGCAGTGGAATGGAAAGGGTGAAAATTTACAGCCAAAAGGGGGCTGTATCTCTTAAAGGAAGAGGTGTCTTTGCGGGAATGTTCATGGACAGGTTCCCGGAGATCCCGGTGGAAGAAGAAGGCCGGCTCAACGATCCAGTACTACGTGAAAATTTCATAGAAAGGATTTTCACCCTGAACAGGTGGAGAGAGCTTTCATCGAATAAAAAGAATCTCGGCAGCCTTGTGGAATTTCATACATGCAACAAACTCCTGATACTTTCACACAGCACCGAGATATACCGGGAAATGGGCAAGCTTGTCGCGGATGGCAAAAAATATGAAATTTCAGATCTTTATAATAAATATGCCACGCTTTTAATTTCAGCGCTTTCGCTTAAAGCAACCACAAAGAAGAACCTGAATGTGCTTTATCATATGATGGGCTATTTCAAAAAAGAGCTTTCCAAAGATGAAAAAGAAGAGATTATTGAAGTGTTTACAGACTATGCCGAACAAAAAACGCCCCTGATAGTTCCTCTGACTCTTTTGAAGCATTTTGTCAGAAAATATGATCCAGAATACTTAAAAAAGCAGACCTATCTGTCTCCTCATCCATTGGAAATGCAGCTTAGAAATCATGTCTGA